DNA from Vitis vinifera cultivar Pinot Noir 40024 chromosome 19, ASM3070453v1:
tttttttttatagatttaactcttatatatatatatatattgaaagcaaatagaaaggaaaagtagaaggaaaataaaaaataaatttaaagttaataaattatttttatacattatttcaaactttttttcatatatctaactcttatatatattaaataatttaaaaatataaaatttcttaataattttaatcatattgaactttcttttgcattttccatagtaaaaccaaacattaaaaaattattttacttatcatttttttttctttccttagtactttttgggaaccaaacatagcctaaaatttttcataattttaaatatttttataccatttttcctttttaatattgaattgtatttaactttctttcatattttccataataaaaccaaacatgagaaaataatttttcttatcatttttttctttccctaataCTTTCTGAGAACCATACATAacctatattttttcataattttaaatatttttattgtgttATACCATTTGTCCttttaaatattgattttcatctttaatatcttttataataaatcaaaattatgtcTAGATGACATCTAAAAATGAAGAGTTATGAAACTTTAATTTTCAGTTGAGAATGCACCCTCTTGGCATATAATTGACAACAATTTTGTAGacagaaatttattttcactatTTAATAACTTCATATCGGGATCTGGTATTACATTCTTGTTTTCCATATTCCTCTTCCACCTTTTCTAGTACGTACTAGAGCACTTTGGTTGAAACCTTTCTTGTAGTGCtaatattcttttcttgtgCTTGTATATTAGCCCATTGTTGAACTCATTCTCTCGTACCACTTCACTTTTTCTAATAATGTCTTGTATAATTCAAGTGCCTTGTCAACAGAGTTTGTAaagcaaaagttaaaaaaattatacaaacatatagaataatttaaaaacaaccataaatgtagaaattatttttaaaacatatttaaaaatattaaaaacatgttaaaaatatttcgttttcaaatagacttttgttctataaaacattatagaacaattttaaaaaattattctcaaaatctgttttaaaaaacaattactaaacaaggtcttagttttattttaaattattttcacttgtttttaaggacagttttaaaaagtaattatacaaatattaaaaatgataaaaaagaaatgaagcactataaataaaatttatttttaaaatatatttaaaaacataaaaaataagttaacaacatttcaagtttttaaacaAAACTTTTGTCCCACAAAATGCCATATGATagctttaaaatttattctcaacAACTGTTTTTTAACATTGTTTTGGAGAACACTTCCCAAATAGTaggtaaatttctattttagcATTTGTTATTCTTTCAACCACTATATATACATGATCACTAGTTTGCCCACTATCCTCTCTAACAATCCTCTCAACTTATTTCCTTACCAGATTTTCTTGCTCCTCTGCACTTCCAGCTGTTCAAAAAATGGCGGAACAAGTCCCATTCAGTATTGTGGAGCACATATTGATGAAGCTGGGGTCCAAGGCGTTTCAAAAAATTCTATCCATGTATGGTCTTCCGAAGGAGCCAGCCAAGCTTAAGGAGAAACTGGACACCGTCCGAGCTGTACTCCTCGATGCTGAGGAGAAGCAGCTGAAAAGCCATGCAGTACAACATTGGGTCCAAAGGCTCAAACTCTTCATGTATGATGCTGATGACTTTCTTGATGACATGGCAACCCATTATCTGCAGCGAGGAGGACTAACAAGTCAGGTTAGTcacttcttctcttcttcaaaTCAAGTCGTATTTCGTTGTAAGATGAGTCATAGACTCAAGGATATCAAAGAAAGGCTAGGCGATATCCAAAATGATATCTCCTTGTTAAATCTGATTCCATGTGTACACACAGAGGAAAAGAATAGTTGGAGAGACACACACTCATTTGTGTTAGCGTCTGAAATTGTAGGAAGAGATGAAAATAAAGAGGAGATAGTAAAGTTGTTGTCTTCTAACAATGAGAAAAATCTCTCCATTGTTGCCATTGTTGGTATTGGGGGATTAGGTAAGACCACCCTTGCTCAATTAGTATACAATGATGAGAGACTGGTAAAACATTTTGAGCTTAAGATATGGGTTTGTGTTTCTGATGATTCTGATGATGGTTTTGATGTTAATATGAtgatcaaaaaaattttaaaatctataagTAATGAAGATGTTGcaagtttggatttgaatggtTCGAAAGATAAGCTTCatgaaaaaataagagaaaaaaggtTCTTGATAGTTCTTGATGATGTTTGgaaccaaaattttgaaaaatgggatAAAGTGAGAATTTTGTTGATGGTCGGTGCTAAAGGGAGTAAAATTGTAGTGACCACCCGAAAAACTAAAGTTGCATCAATTATGGGAGATAGTTCTCCCTTTATTTTGAAAGGTTTGGAAGAAAATCAGTCttggaatttattttcaaaaattgcatTTAGAGAAAGACTAGAGAATGTGCATCCAAACATCATAGGAATCGGAAAAGAAATTGCAACAATGTGTAAGGGAGTTCCTCTTATCATTAAGACTTTAGGAACAATGTTGCAGTTTGAATCTGAAGAACGGAATTGGTTgtctattaaaaacaatgaaaatctCTTATCACTTCAAgatgaaaattataatgttttacCTGTGCTAAAATTGAGTTATGATAATTTACCAACACATTTGAGGCAGTGTTTTTCATATTGTGCCTTATTTCCAAAAGACTACGAAATTAAGAAAAAGTTGTTGGTACAATTATGGACAGCGCAAGATTACATCCAATCTTCAAATGAGAATGAGCACTTAGAAGATGTAGGGGATCGATATTTTAAGGAATTGTGGTCAAGGTCATTGTTTCATGAAGTTGAAAGAGATGTTGTTAATGATATAGTAAGTTGTAAAATGCATGACCTTATACATGATCTTGCACAATCGATTATAGGATCTGAGGTCCTAATTTTAAAAGACAATATAAAGAACATTCCAGAAAAAGTTCGTCATATACTCTTATTTGAACAGGTGAGTCTTATGATAGGGAGTTTAAAGGAAAAACCCATAAGGACCTTTCTGAAGCTTTATGaagatgattttaaaaatgattcaatTGTAAATTCACTTATTCCAAGTTTGAAGTGTTTACATGTGCTGAGCTTGGATAGTTTCAGCATAAGGAAGGTACCAAAATATTTAGGTAAATTAAGTCATTTAAGGTATCTTGATCTTTCCTATAATGATTTTGAGGTGCTTCCAAATGCTATTACAAGGTTAAAGAATTTACAAACACTAAAACTCAATGATTGTTGTAATCTAaaagaatttccaaaatttacaaagaaattgatcaatttGAGGCACTTGGAGAATGATAGGTGTGATAATTTGACTCATATGCCATGTGGAATAGGAGAGTTGACTTTGCTTCAAAGCTTACCATTATTCATTGTTGGCAATGGGAGAGAGTTCTCAAAGAACAAAAGAATTGGTAGGTTGAGTGAATTGAAAAGGCTTAGCCAATTAGGAGGAATATTgcaaataaaaaatcttcaaaatgaAAGGGATGTTCTACCAATATCCAAGggagaaattttgaaagaaaaacaataccTTCAATCCTTGAGATTAGAATGGAGATGGTGGGACCTAGAAGCTAAGTGGGATGAGAATGCTGAGTTAGTGATGGAAGGTCTCCAACCACACCTAAACTTAAAGGAGCTTTCTGTATATGGTTATGAAGGTAGGAAGTTTCCAAGTTGGATGATGAATGATGGGTTGGATTCCTTGCTTCCCAACCTATGTCACATTGAAATGTGGGATTGTTCAAGATGCCAAATTCTGCCACCCTTTTCTCAACTCCCTTTTCTCAAGTCTTTGGAGCTCTATAACATGAAAGAGGTGGAGGACATGAAGGAGAGTTCACCAGGAAAACCATTCTTCCCATCTCTTCAAATACTCAAATTCTATAAAATGCCAAAGTTGACGGGATTGTGGAGGATGGACATACTAGCAGAGCAAGGTCCTTCATTTCCTCATCTTTCAGAGGTATATATAGAGAAGTGCTCTAGTTTGACATCAGTTCGACTATCATCGTCTCCTTCTCTTTCTAAACTATATATCAATGGATGCTCTAACTTGACATCCTTTGAATTGCATTCATCTCCTTCTCTTTCTGTAGTAACCATACAGGATTGCCATAAGCTGACATCCTTTGAACTTCATTCATCTCATTCTCTTTCTATAGTAACCATACAGAATTGCCATAACCTAACATTCATAGCACAACCTCCATCTCCTTGTCTTTCTAAAATAGATATCCGAGATTGCCCTAACTTGACATCCTTTGAACTACATTCATCTCCTCGTCTTTCTGAATTAGAGATGAGTAATTGCCTTAACATGACATCCTTGGAACTACACTCAACTCCTTGCCTTTCTAGTTTAACGATCAGAAATTGCCCCAACTTGGCATCCTTCAAAGGGGCTTCATTACCTTGTCTTGGGAAACTAGCCCTGGATAGAATCAGAGAGGATGTATTACGACAGATAATGTCTGTCTCagcttcttcttcattgaagtCTCTGTATATTTTGAAGATAGATGGTATGATATCTCTCCCAGAGGAGTTGCTTCAACATGTTTCCACTCTCCATACTCTCAGCCTTCAGGGCTGCTCGAGTTTATCAACATTGCCACACTGGTTAGGCAACCTTACCTCACTTACACACCTTCAAATACTAGACTGTCGTGGCTTGGCAACATTACCACACTCCATAGGCAGTCTCACCTCACTTACAGACCTTCAAATATATAAATCTCCTGAGTTGGCATCACTGCCAGAAGAGATGCGCTCTCTCAAAAACCTTCAGACACTTAATATCTCTTTTTGTCCACGCTTAGAGGAAAGATGCCGACGGGAAACAGGTCAAGACTGGCCCAATATTGCTCATGTCACAGAAATTAACATTTACCCGCAATGATGAAGAGTAAACTGATACATAATGTCATTTCAGGTCAGCATCCCTAACCTTTCTAACAATCAAAATGCTtcgttttccttttgttttggtAATTCTTTTACATTTGCgccttatatataattttttattttttattttttttgcatttttaaacCAACTGTGATGCTCTCTACTAAGCTAACTTCAATCTTTACATTCTAAGAGTTGAAGTAAATACTGAGGTATGAACAAATAATATTTGTCACAGATTTCATCTTGCTTAAGAAGATTATGGTTTCACATGGCCCAGAAATTTGTATCTTCTAGATGactaatgaagaaaaagaattctACTCTGTTTTCAATTCAGTTGCATCAGCCATATATTTCAGGCAACCCTCTTCCCTCTATTGATGGTTGCATCatcttttcttttgctttagATCTGTTGAGAGTGttatattgatttttcatatttgtgatTGCGCTGAATTGACATCACTTTCAGAACTGATTCATTTCCACAAAAACCTGCAGATAATCAAAATCTTTCATTGTCAACACCTCTTGGAAAGATGGCAAAAGGAAAGATATGAAGACTGGCCCAAGATTGCTCATATCTAGTGAAGATTCCACTGACACAGAGAGCCATTGCAGGTCTAAAATCGACCATTTTTCTCATTTGGGGcttcatttttattcaatatcctataatgaaatgattttttttttttttttaataatcctAGCATGTATTAGAATATAAGGCAAAAGTGATTTTGTTATTTATGTTCATAACATATCCATTTGATGAAAAACTTAAgcaagtttgaaaatttgtctcttcaaataatttgctaATGCAATGTAAAATTAGACAGTTATGAATTGGCAGTCGAAGGCCAAactaatcatattattttaagttttgtaTTCTAAAGTTCCGGAAAATACTGGGGTTGCATTAATTACTATTTTGTTGCAGATTTCAGCCAGCTTAAAATGATTGTGACTATTCTTTGGCTCAATTTGAAATCACTGCTTACATTCTTGCATTCCCCAACTTAAATCCCAAGGAACTAGAAGCTTGAGTTGTCTCTGCCATTCTGGCATATTTCAGGTTCATGATCCAACCTCTCAGATTAATTTCTTTAGCTTCATATTATATACTACTTTGCAATCAATGATCTAAGAAGGCTATATTTTGTTCACCTGATTCTTATGCATTGGCAAATATGAAGTCACAGCAAATATGTTTTCCTTCCCTCTTCTACGTATTTAAAATATCACTTGTATTGCAtgtacatataaaattaaagcaacTCTTTTTCCatcattactttaattttttacacTTTGAGTTGGGGAAATACTGGGGCtgatttagtttctattttcttgctgATTTCACCTTGCCTTTTGACTATCCATATAATATGTCCTTCATCTGATAAGggtttaaaaattccaatctcTATAAAATTCAGATGTGTTGTCTGCAATACATTTCAGGTCTGGAATTCCAACCCTCTTCTTTTAAAGATTGAGCAATTACTAGTGCTTTTACTTTGGTAGTTATAAACTTATACTTATTGTGTGATCTTGTCATTTCATATTTGCATACTACATGTTCAGAAAATTTATGACATTAACTACTTTATTACAGATAATCATTGCAAAGTTGAAGCAAAATCAGATATTGATGTGGCTGCAAATGCTCGCTTAATAGAGAATTGAACATCACCTATACAGCTTCAAAGTCATGGCTTCTGGAGATGGTTCTATTGGATTTCTGTAAACACTAGCAATTCAGGACTTCTCTGGTTTGGCAGCTCTACCATGCTCAATAGGCAGCCTCGCTTCACTTTACATACCCTGAAATTAGTATCTGCCCTGAATCACATTGCTGACAGAAGAGATCGGTTCCCTCATATCAGTGCAGACCCTCATAATCTTCAATTGTCCAAGTCTATTGGAAAGAAGTCAAAGGGAAACAAGTGAAGATTGTCGTAGATATTGATATTTGGTGAAGATTGAATTGATACAAAAAGTTATTTCAGGTTTGAAATCCTAGCCTTTCTTCTTATTTGTTATGATTTCGTTTTTATCAATATGCTTTGGTCACTCCTAAATGCATATTCCCAGTGTTATTTCCTAAGTATAAAGAGTAAGTTGTAGTTTTAAAATCCCAGTAAACTGAGTGTCAAACCTCAAGGAGGTGTAGgagaaataaaaagatttggaaGATGAATGAAATCTTTTTGAGAAAACCTCTTTAACTCAATTGTTGAAAAAAGGGAATGATggcttttttttaaaacaagggaaataaactaaaattgagCCAAGAATTAATTTAACAAGACTTGCCAAAATGTTGAGGATTGAGGGGTTCCTTAGGCTCCCTTTATTCCATGAAATGACCCTTATTTTAGCTGACATAATCGAGATTACCCATGGGTGCTCTCAATTGGAGAGTTTTCAACACAACTACATTTTAACTAAGCTTAAGGCCTCATAATTATGAGTTACACCTCCATGTGCCATCTTTAAAGCCCCCACTATTCATTTGCTTTCCAAATCATAGAATTAAAGCCTAAATAATGACCAtctcaaatcaaaataattttcaagtattaagaACTTGAGATACCTTCAAAAAGTCTCCTAAACTCTAGTTCTAAGCATCAAGGTATGATACTCTAATTGAAAATAGAGAAGTCTGACTTACAAGGTGAATATATTATTAATCACTTAAGATTTGAGGATCATTTCATGTGTACAAGGGAGGTCCTACTGACCACCTTTTCCTTAGCTTAAATTACTATTTAAAAGACATAAAAGTAGAACCAAAGTATAGAACCAAAACAAATCATAGAAACACCATCATTAAAACCTCgtatttaatttcaatattatagTAAAAGCtcaaaaataagtaaatacaagTAGAATCAaaggaaattaatttgaaacatTACAAAccaactaaaaaaacaaaaacagaaggTAAAAGAAGGTAGTAGCAACAAGCTTCAACTAGAACAAGGTCTCTTCCTACAAAGCTGTCCAAGGCTCTCCTAAGAAGAAAGATGAAGCCTTTAAGAAGCTGAAAATGACATTATATCTGTTCTATCTTGTTGTCCTAAGTGGCATACCATGTGGAGGCATCACAACTTAAGATGGGAGATTATATAGTGGCCTAGGAAGTGTCAAAAAATGTGGGTCTCACATATTCCCAAAGTTTCAATAGAAAATGGCAACAAGAAAGGGAGAAATGTCACTAGGGCATAAGTTggtgtctttttttttccaaaaggtGGAATTTTGAAGCTCAAAATGGTGATAGGGTAAAGAAGAAATGGTGTTAGGGCTTGCGGTGATGCCATCATGGCTCAATTTTTTCATTGCCTTtatcaatttcttcaatttcattGCCTCAACATCTAGCTAATGTAGCCAAATGAGCACTTACATCATGTTCCTCATTCAGAATAAATTTTCCCCCACCCATGTCACTTGATCCTTCTCTCCCTTTAACCAGCATTTCCTTAGGCTCATAGCAGTAGCAAGCTTGAAAACTTTCAACTAATTGCTCGAGGAAATCATTAGCTTTATTCAGCTCTTTGCTCATAAATTCCCAATTGCACATAGTCCTCAACAAACTGGCGCAATTAAGGAGTTAACCTATCATAAAATAGGCTAACTACACGCCATGCTTCATAGTCACAATGGGAACATGAGTTGATCAAATCTCAATATCTCTCCCAACAATCATGGTATACACCATTATCATTTTGCTTAAAAGGTgtaattttcctctttttagtTGTTGTACATTGAAAGGGGAAGTAATGCTTTAAAAATTCAGTCCACTTTTCAATTCAACTACCAATAGATCTTAGCATTAATCCATAGAGCAACAACTTCACCTCTTCCTTCAAAGAAAACAGAAATACCTTAAGTCTTACAATGTACATATTGTAGTTAGGCTCTTGAAAAATACAACATACTACCTCAAATTCTTTGAGGTGGAGATAAGGATTTTTCCTATCCACCCCTAAGAGTTGGGGAAGTAATTGAATCATAGTTGACATAATGTGAAACAGCTGAGCATTGTAGGAAATTACCATGCATGAAAGGGCACTTGTCATAGGCACCTAGAGGTAATCTTTAAGGGTCTAAATTTGAGGAATCTTATTCCCCTCATTCTCACCATAGTTGTCACCATCTTCAACCATGTTGAAAGGTTAGGAGGGATCGATATGTACCTAATAATTAACCTTGGCCATGCCTAGTCTAATCTGGTCTATTAAGATCAATCAAGATACAACATCTCAAACAACATAGTCCCAACAATCCACCACAATCATCAAACAATTGAATAAAGAGACCAAAAACTAGTATGTATAAgtccaaacaaaataaaataaaaggaaacaaaggtGCATAGCATTCATTGGGTTGTGATGATGATCACAGCAAAATAAGCCCCATCAGACTTCATTCCACCCCTTGTGATATATATGTCCTCCTTAGCAACAACGCTAAAAACTTAATCGTTCCAAAATGTGTATTCCAAGTGTGGTTTCCAACACAAAGTCAATTGTAGTTTTAAAATCCTTTTGGCCAAGTGTTGAACAATTTATTccacttatatttaattttacttttaaaaaataaaatagtttcttatcattaaaagaaaaaaagttataaatgtAACCTTCCATAGCCAGCCTCTTGATAAGAAATAAATCGTGCTTTAATcagattaaaaatttagaattttttcatattttaaaatatttttattctactaTACCCTTTTtcactttctaaaaaataaaatagtttcttatcattaaaagaaaaaaagttataaatgtAACCTTCCATGGCCAGCCTCTTGATAAGAAATAAGTTGTGCTTTAATcagattgaaaatttagaatttttttcatatttttaaatatttgtattcTACTATAccctttttcactttttaatattgattttcatCTTTAATCTCATTTgtaatatatcaaaattatgaTGAGATGACATCTAAAAATGCATAGCATGGAAAACggtcttaaaattttaatagaaaaactaataaatttcaataaaaataactgtAATTTCAATCATTCTTTCATGTCTAAAATTTTTAAGGACATACTAAGGTCTGATATGAATAATATTCATCACAGATTTCACCTTGTATAAGAAGATTACGGTTTCACAAGGCCTGGAAATTTGTATCTACTAGATGAGCAATGAACAAAAGACTGTCCTCTACTCTGTTTTCGAACTTGTGTCATCAACCATATATTCCAGGCAATCCTCTTCCCTCTATTGATGGCTACATCGTTTCTTTTGCTATAACTCTGTTGAGTGTTCTATtgatttttcatattagtgACTTCACTGAATTGACATCTCTTTCAgaactcatccatttcctcaaAAACCTGCCGATACTCAGAAATCTTTCATTGTTAACACCTCTTCTAAAGATGTCAAAAGGAAACATATGAAGACTAGCCCAAGATCCCTCATATCTGGTGAAGATTCCACTGACACAGAGAGCCATTGCAGGTCTAAAATCCACCATTTTTCTCATTTggtgtttaatttttattcaatatcctataatgaaatgaattttttttaataatcttaGCATGTATTAGAATATAAAGCAAAAGTGATTTTGTTATTTATGTTCATAACATATCCATTTGATGAAAACTTAAGCAAGTACGAAAAATTTGTCTCTTCAAATCAACTGCAAATGTGATGTAAAATTAGACAATTATGAATTGGTGGTCTAAGGACACACTAATCAtgttattttaagttttatattcTAAAGTTTCAGAAAAAGTTGGGGTTGAATTAATTGCTATTTTTGCAGATTTCATCTAGCTTAAGATGCTTGTGACTATTCTTTGGCAAAATTTGAAATCACTGCTTGCATTCTTGCATTCTCCAACTTAAATCCAAAGGAATTAGAAGCTTGAGCTACATCATATTTCAGGTTCATGATCCAACTTCTCGTCTTGCTTTCATGgctttatattattatattacttTGCGATCAATGATCTAAGAAGGTTATATTTTGTTCACCTGATTCTTATGCATCAGCAAATATggagtgaaaacaaaatatgttttcctTCCCTCTTCTAGTATTTAAAAAACCACTTGTATTGCATgcacatataaaatttatatgacACTTTTGTATAATGCAAATCTTTTCCatcattactttaattttttatgctctgagtttggaaaaatattggggttgatttaatttcttttttcttgcagATTTCACCTTTCTTAAGAAgcttttgattatttatatgatatttcCTTCATCTAATAGtgtttaaaaattccaatctcTATTAAATTCATGTGTTGTCTACAATGCATTTCAGAATTGCAACCCTCTTCTATTGAAGATTGACCAATTGCTAGTGTTCTTGCTTTAGTAGTTATAATTAATGTGTGATCTTGTTACTTCATGTTTGCATTCTAcatattcaaaaaatttatgacATTAACTATTTTATTACAGATATAATTATGCCGAGGTCAAAGAAAAATCAGATAGTGATGTGGCTGCAAAAGCTTGCTTCCCTAAAGCAAATGGAAAGTGAGGGTTATCATAGATTAAGATATCTCTCAATGGTTACCACATTTCATTTCTCTTAAGTTATCAAAAATTTAATGGTGCAGTAGTAAGCCCAATGTCTTTATCTCAAGTTATTCGGCATCTGAGCGCCCTTGAAACCTTGGTTGTCTACACTCAAGGTTTCATATTACTGCTGTTAACCGACATACACAA
Protein-coding regions in this window:
- the LOC100267877 gene encoding putative disease resistance protein RGA4; translation: MAEQVPFSIVEHILMKLGSKAFQKILSMYGLPKEPAKLKEKLDTVRAVLLDAEEKQLKSHAVQHWVQRLKLFMYDADDFLDDMATHYLQRGGLTSQVSHFFSSSNQVVFRCKMSHRLKDIKERLGDIQNDISLLNLIPCVHTEEKNSWRDTHSFVLASEIVGRDENKEEIVKLLSSNNEKNLSIVAIVGIGGLGKTTLAQLVYNDERLVKHFELKIWVCVSDDSDDGFDVNMMIKKILKSISNEDVASLDLNGSKDKLHEKIREKRFLIVLDDVWNQNFEKWDKVRILLMVGAKGSKIVVTTRKTKVASIMGDSSPFILKGLEENQSWNLFSKIAFRERLENVHPNIIGIGKEIATMCKGVPLIIKTLGTMLQFESEERNWLSIKNNENLLSLQDENYNVLPVLKLSYDNLPTHLRQCFSYCALFPKDYEIKKKLLVQLWTAQDYIQSSNENEHLEDVGDRYFKELWSRSLFHEVERDVVNDIVSCKMHDLIHDLAQSIIGSEVLILKDNIKNIPEKVRHILLFEQVSLMIGSLKEKPIRTFLKLYEDDFKNDSIVNSLIPSLKCLHVLSLDSFSIRKVPKYLGKLSHLRYLDLSYNDFEVLPNAITRLKNLQTLKLNDCCNLKEFPKFTKKLINLRHLENDRCDNLTHMPCGIGELTLLQSLPLFIVGNGREFSKNKRIGRLSELKRLSQLGGILQIKNLQNERDVLPISKGEILKEKQYLQSLRLEWRWWDLEAKWDENAELVMEGLQPHLNLKELSVYGYEGRKFPSWMMNDGLDSLLPNLCHIEMWDCSRCQILPPFSQLPFLKSLELYNMKEVEDMKESSPGKPFFPSLQILKFYKMPKLTGLWRMDILAEQGPSFPHLSEVYIEKCSSLTSVRLSSSPSLSKLYINGCSNLTSFELHSSPSLSVVTIQDCHKLTSFELHSSHSLSIVTIQNCHNLTFIAQPPSPCLSKIDIRDCPNLTSFELHSSPRLSELEMSNCLNMTSLELHSTPCLSSLTIRNCPNLASFKGASLPCLGKLALDRIREDVLRQIMSVSASSSLKSLYILKIDGMISLPEELLQHVSTLHTLSLQGCSSLSTLPHWLGNLTSLTHLQILDCRGLATLPHSIGSLTSLTDLQIYKSPELASLPEEMRSLKNLQTLNISFCPRLEERCRRETGQDWPNIAHVTEINIYPQ